A genomic region of Trifolium pratense cultivar HEN17-A07 linkage group LG3, ARS_RC_1.1, whole genome shotgun sequence contains the following coding sequences:
- the LOC123918195 gene encoding uncharacterized protein LOC123918195, translating to MASAELSQLMSFDHLKAAVTEFARGFNHSYYQPLHLAILKGDWESTKAFLDNDPSALTAKVTILGRTALHVAAVGSQWKIVEKLTQHMPPNMLTELDLMGCTCLHYVAMGENIDAAKALLAKNTSLTQVTDFKGFTPLIYSITSTICKEMVWYLVLNTTDDSPACPFSGPSATQLVALLTAAGFHDITMYILQRYPNLATVSDSNGSIILNVLSKLPSHFQSGHNIGFWKRFIYHCVPVELEYGNIIWNSLQTLVPSIKLVRDSKVRHVSAVRLVEFVCSQASAKNDCQFWQSFVSADIIFSATSSGIVEILRIGFQFFPDLVWTHIPNEGYVAQTAVKNRQEKVFSLLCKMPTICKMQVMALDESNNTTSHLVARFASQVESIPGSAFQMQRELQWFKEVEKLDHPLHKEVKNQDGKTPWQVFKEEHKALLEEGKNWMKDTSNSCMLVATLIATIAFAAAITVPGGNNQDKGIPIFLSDTTFMVFAVSDALALFSSMTSLLMFLAILNARFAEEDFVMALPEKLIIGLAFLFLAIVTTMVAFGAALSMLLKERLKWAPIPIALLACVPILLFAKLQLPSLIEMIISTYGSRFSHLT from the exons ATGGCATCTGCAGAATTAAGTCAGCTCATGTCTTTTGATCATCTCAAGGCTGCGGTCACTGAGTTCG CTAGAGGATTTAACCACAGTTACTACCAACCCTTGCACTTAGCAATACTAAAAGGCGATTGGGAATCTACAAAGGCTTTCCTTGATAACGATCCAAGCGCATTGACAGCGAAGGTTACGATACTTGGCAGGACTGCACTTCATGTTGCAGCTGTAGGATCTCAGTGGAAAATTGTTGAGAAATTGACGCAACATATGCCGCCAAATATGCTTACAGAATTGGATTTGATGGGTTGTACTTGTCTTCACTATGTCGCAATGGGCGAAAACATAGATGCTGCCAAGGCATTGTTGGCTAAAAATACTTCTCTTACTCAAGTTACTGATTTTAAAGGATTCACACCACTCATCTATAGTATCACATCTACAATATGTAAAGAGATGGTTTGGTATCTTGTTTTGAATACTACAGATGACAGTCCTGCTTGTCCATTCTCTGGTCCCTCTGCTACTCAGCTTGTTGCCTTGCTTACTGCCGCCGGATTTCACG ATATCACCATGTATATACTGCAGCGTTACCCTAACTTAGCTACTGTTTCTGATTCAAATGGAAGCATTATACTTAATGTTCTGTCAAAATTACCATCACATTTTCAAAGTGGGCACAATATTGGGTTTTGGAAAAGATTCATTTACCATT GTGTTCCTGTGGAACTTGAATATGGAAATATAATATGGAATTCACTTCAAACTCTTG TTCCTAGCATAAAGCTAGTTAGAGATTCAAAGGTGAGACATGTATCTGCTGTAAGGTTGGTTGAATTTGTTTGCTCACAAGCTTCAGCCAAGAATGACTGTCAATTCTGGCAATCTTTTGTGAGTGCAGACATAATTTTCAGTGCCACATCATCTGGCATAGTTGAAATTTTAAGGATTGGTTTTCAGTTTTTTCCTGATTTGGTTTGGACTCACATTCCAAATGAAGGGTATGTGGCTCAAACTGCCGTCAAGAATAGGCAAGAAAAAGTTTTTAGTCTTCTATGCAAGATGCCAACAATTTGCAAGATGCAAGTCATGGCATTAGATGAATCCAACAATACTACATCACATTTGGTAGCAAGGTTTGCTTCTCAAGTTGAGTCAATTCCAGGTTCTGCATTTCAAATGCAAAGAGAATTACAGTGGTTTAAG GAAGTAGAGAAATTGGACCACCCTCTCCATAAAGAAGTTAAGAATCAAGATGGCAAAACACCTTGGCAAGTATTTAAGGAAGAGCATAAGGCATTGCTTGAAGAAGGGAAGAATTGGATGAAAGATACATCAAATTCTTGTATGTTAGTGGCCACTCTTATCGCGACGATTGCCTTTGCGGCTGCTATAACCGTACCTGGAGGAAACAACCAGGACAAAGGAATACCAATATTCTTGTCCGATACCACATTCATGGTATTTGCTGTGTCAGATGCACTAGCATTATTTTCTTCAATGACTTCTCTATTGATGTTTTTAGCAATCCTAAATGCTCGCTTTGCGGAAGAAGATTTTGTCATGGCATTACCTGAGAAATTAATAATAGGTTTGGCTTTTTTGTTCTTGGCAATAGTGACTACAATGGTAGCATTTGGTGCAGCTCTATCTATGTTGCTAAAGGAGAGACTAAAATGGGCTCCAATTCCTATTGCTCTTTTGGCTTGTGTTCCAATTCTTCTATTTGCAAAGCTTCAACTTCCTTCATTGATAGAAATGATCATATCAACATATGGATCTCGATTCTCACATCTCACATAA
- the LOC123918196 gene encoding uncharacterized protein LOC123918196, producing the protein MLINPFTIIKIINAAPSFETSTILYSMRVLLAFSKCSKEFVFVVLCTQTNYLRVYQSRNCGWVTFSSKIGNQEWVVHFVVLHNVIYLVTNKANIGVLSLNSPNIKFLKLKSTPNVTNINFKLVNCDEQLLVVDSRCHQIRNVYKIDFSTMSYVKLETLGDMALFCNVRTTKTDCYALNNPNRWGYESNSVYVTTESTTMCKVYSADDKKLQKYIKLPTLGKSNHYIYDWCFKHLLHEIDYSLVG; encoded by the coding sequence ATGCTAATCAATCCTTTTACCATAATAAAGATAATCAATGCAGCACCCTCCTTTGAAACTTCCACTATTCTTTATTCCATGCGTGTATTGCTTGCTTTTAGCAAATGCTCTAAGGAATTTGTTTTTGTGGTTTTATGCACACAAACCAACTATTTGCGTGTCTATCAATCTCGAAACTGTGGTTGGGTTACTTTTTCTTCAAAGATTGGAAATCAAGAGTGGGTTGTTCACTTTGTGGTTTTGCATAATGTAATATACCTTGTCACTAACAAGGCCAACATAGGGGTACTCAGTTTGAATTCTccaaatattaaatttctaaaACTGAAGAGTACTCCTAATGTAACTAACATAAACTTTAAGTTGGTTAATTGTGATGAGCAACTTTTAGTGGTTGATTCAAGGTGCCATCAAATAAGGAATGTATACAAGATAGACTTCTCCACCATGAGTTATGTCAAACTGGAAACTTTGGGAGACATGGCATTATTTTGTAATGTCCGTACTACGAAGACGGACTGTTATGCATTGAACAATCCGAACAGGTGGGGATATGAGAGCAACTCTGTGTATgtcaccactgaatcaactaccATGTGCAAAGTTTATTCAGCAGAtgataaaaaattgcaaaaatacATTAAGCTTCCAACTCTTGGTAAATCAAATCACTACATCTATGATTGGTGTTTTAAACATCTACTACACGAGATAGATTATTCTCTGGTTGGGTGA